The Arachis hypogaea cultivar Tifrunner chromosome 19, arahy.Tifrunner.gnm2.J5K5, whole genome shotgun sequence genome has a window encoding:
- the LOC112776474 gene encoding uncharacterized protein isoform X1 codes for MLMLKSQTKMMKSMFSIRVLMTKNMKTLTTMKRRTMMIRRKVAGPSGQMTWIRGGPKCLDGSNIIEAIDNRYVPMFGETEYGPIHQYPSIGIGEQLKLSEELSKLGRLDMLVLLMKLHMA; via the exons ATGCTGATGCTGAAGAGTCAGACGAAGATGATGAAGTCCATGTTTTCGATAAG GGTATTGATGACAAAGAACATGAAGACTTTGACGACGATGAAGAGGAGGACAATGATGATTCGTCGAAAA GTTGCTGGACCATCTGGGCAGATGACATGGATTAGAGGCGGTCCAAAATGTTTAGATGGCAGCAATATTATTGAAGCCATTGATAATAG GTATGTTCCAATGTTTGGAGAAACTGAGTATGGCCCAATTCATCAATACCCTTCAATTGGTATAGGTGAACAGCTTAAGCTCTCGGAAGAGCTGTCAAAGCTAGGAAG ATTAGATATGTTAGTCTTACTAATGAAACTCCATATGGCATGA
- the LOC112776474 gene encoding uncharacterized protein isoform X2, with product MTKNMKTLTTMKRRTMMIRRKVAGPSGQMTWIRGGPKCLDGSNIIEAIDNRYVPMFGETEYGPIHQYPSIGIGEQLKLSEELSKLGRLDMLVLLMKLHMA from the exons ATGACAAAGAACATGAAGACTTTGACGACGATGAAGAGGAGGACAATGATGATTCGTCGAAAA GTTGCTGGACCATCTGGGCAGATGACATGGATTAGAGGCGGTCCAAAATGTTTAGATGGCAGCAATATTATTGAAGCCATTGATAATAG GTATGTTCCAATGTTTGGAGAAACTGAGTATGGCCCAATTCATCAATACCCTTCAATTGGTATAGGTGAACAGCTTAAGCTCTCGGAAGAGCTGTCAAAGCTAGGAAG ATTAGATATGTTAGTCTTACTAATGAAACTCCATATGGCATGA